A region of Sesamum indicum cultivar Zhongzhi No. 13 linkage group LG7, S_indicum_v1.0, whole genome shotgun sequence DNA encodes the following proteins:
- the LOC105165943 gene encoding acetyl-CoA carboxylase 1-like isoform X2, with translation MSEAQRRPMTVGVKPANGYINGAAPLRSPSIVPQVDEFCRALGGKRAIHSILIANNGMAAVKFIRSIRTWAYETFGTEKAILLVAMATPEDMRINAEHIRIADQFVEVPGGTNNNNYANVQLIVEMAEITRVDAVWPGWGHASENPELPDALGAKGIVFLGPPAASMAALGDKIGSSLIAQAADVPTLPWSGSHVKIPPESCLVTIPDATYQEACVHTTEEAIASCRVVGYPAMIKASWGGGGKGIRKVHNDDEVKALFKQVQGEVPGSPIFIMKVASQSRHLEVQLLCDQYGNVAALHSRDCSVQRRHQKIIEEGPITVAPLETTKKLEQAARRLAKCVNYVGAATVEYLYSMETGEYYFLELNPRLQVEHPVTEWIAEINLPAAQVAVGMGIPLWQIPEIRRFYGMEHGGGYDAWRKTSIVATPFDFDKAESTKPKGHCVAVRVTSEDPDDGFKPTSGRVQELNFKSKPNVWAYFSVKSGGGIHEFSDSQFGHVFAFGESRALAIANMVLGLKEIQIRGEIRTNVDYTIDLLHALDYKENRIHTGWLDSRIAMRVRAERPPWYLSVVGGALYKASVSSANTVSEYVGYLEKGQIPPKHISLVNSQVSLNIEGSKYTINMVRGGPGSYRLRMNDSEIEAEIHTLRDGGLLMQLDGNSHVVYAEEEAAGTRLLIDGRTCLLQNDHDPSKLVAETPCKLLRYLVVDGSHVDADTPYAEVEVMKMCMPLLSPASGKIHFKMSEGQAMQAGELIARLDLDDPSAVRKAEPFHGSFPILGPPTAISGKVHQRCAASLNAARMILAGYEHNIDEVVQSLLSCLDNPELPFLQWQECFAVLANRLPKELRYELETRYREFEGIANMQNVDFPAKILRGVLEAHLNAYPEKEKGAQERLIEPLMSLVKSYERGREGHARIIVQGLFEEYLSVEELFSDNIQADVIERLRLQYKKDLLKIVDIVLSHQGIKSKNKLILRLLEQLVYPNPAAYRDQLIRFSTLNHTNYSELALKASQLLEQTKLSELRSSIARSLSELEMFTEDGENMDTPKRKSAINERMEALVNAPLAVEDALVGLFDHSDHTLQRRVVETYVRRLYQPYLVQGSVRMQWHRFGLIASWEFLDEHVERKNRSEDEISNEQSVERRNERKWGAMVVLKSLHFLPTVMTAALREATHNLQAEIPDGYIHPATSGNMMHIALVGINNPMSLLQDSGDEDQAQERVNKLAKILKEKEVSSSLSNAGVGVVSCIIQRDEGRGPMRHSFHWSAAKLYYEEQPLLRHLEPPLSIYLELDKLKDYENIRYTPSRDRQWHLYTVKDKPLSIQRMFLRTLLRQPVSNEGLTVYQGLDHGETHSLWALSFTARSILRSLMSAMEEVELNAHNSTIKSDHAHMYLYILREQQINDLLPYHKLELPDGHEEAAVEKILYNLGHEINASVGVKMHRLGVCEWEVKLWISSEGDANGAWRLVVTNVTGHTCIVHVYREVENSSNEIVYSSISGEAPLHGLLVNAQYKPLGVLEQKRLLARKSNTTYCYDFPLAFEAVLNRSWTQHPGINKPKDKAILRVTELVFADKKGSWGTPLVSIERQPALNDVGMVAWHMEMSTPEFPSGRTVFVVSNDVTFKNGSFGPREDAFFQAVTEVACAQKLPLIYLAANSGARIGVAEEVKSCFRVGWSDETNPERGFQYVYLTAEDYARIGSSVIAHELKLPSGETRWVIDTIVGKEDGLGVENLTGSGAIASAYSRAYNETFTVTYVTGRTVGIGAYLARLGMRCIQRLDQPIILTGFSALNKLLGREVYSSHMQLGGPKIMATNGVVHLTVSDDLEGISSILKWLSFVPAYSGGPLPILSPLDPPDRLVEYLPETSCDPRAAICGAMDGTGKWLGGMFDRDSFIETLEGWARTVVTGRAKLGGIPVGIIAVETQTMMQVIPADPGQLDSHERVVPQAGQVWFPDSATKTAQALMDFNREELPLFILANWRGFSGGQRDLFEGILQAGSTIVENLRTYQQPVFIYIPMMGELRGGAWVVLDSKINPDHVEMYAERTAKGNVLEPEGLIEIKFRTRELLECMGRLDPELINLKSKLQEASSSGTFANVEDLQTKIRAREKKLLPLYTQIATKFAELHDTSLRMAVKGVIKEVVEWPKSRSFFYRRLHRRVVEDELVKTLRDAAGHQFDYKSARDTIKNWFLNSKMGGGKETLWMDDEAFFSWKDDSRNYEEKLQELRIQKMLLQLSNLGNSTMDLRALPQALAAFLKKTDPSFRDQLMDELREVLH, from the exons ATGTCAGAAGCCCAGAGGAGGCCAATGACAGTCGGTGTGAAGCCTGCGAATGGCTACATAAATGGAGCTGCTCCGTTGAGGTCTCCTAGTATCGTACCTCAGGTGGATGAGTTCTGCCGTGCCCTTGGTGGAAAGAGGGCAATTCATAGTATTTTGATTGCCAACAATGGGATGGCAGCTGTTAAGTTTATCCGTAGCATTAGAACATGGGCTTATGAAACATTTGGTACAGAGAAGGCAATTTTGTTGGTGGCAATGGCTACTCCGGAGGACATGAGAATAAATGCAGAACATATAAGAATAGCTGATCAATTTGTTGAAGTCCCTGGTGGAACTAACAATAATAACTATGCCAATGTGCAGCTCATTGTTGAG ATGGCTGAGATAACACGTGTTGATGCTGTCTGGCCTGGTTGGGGCCATGCATCTGAAAATCCAGAGCTACCTGATGCTTTAGGTGCAAAAGGAATTGTATTTCTGGGGCCACCAGCTGCATCAATGGCTGCATTGGGAGATAAAATTGGGTCATCGTTGATTGCACAAGCTGCAGACGTGCCGACTCTTCCATGGAGTGGCTCTCAT GTGAAAATTCCTCCAGAGAGCTGTTTGGTGACTATTCCAGATGCCACTTATCAGGAAGCATGTGTTCATACAACAGAAGAAGCAATTGCTAGCTGTCGAGTTGTGGGTTACCCTGCAATGATTAAGGCATCTTGGGGTGGAGGTGGCAAAGGCATAAGGAAG GTCCATAATGATGATGAGGTCAAGGCTTTATTCAAGCAAGTTCAGGGTGAAGTCCCTGGCTCCCCCATATTTATAATGAAGGTTGCTTCCCAG AGCCGACATCTTGAAGTCCAGCTTCTTTGTGATCAATATGGAAACGTTGCAGCTTTGCACAGCCGTGATTGCAGTGTGCAAAGGAGACACCAAAAG ATTATTGAAGAGGGTCCAATTACAGTTGCTCCCCTTGAGACAACAAAGAAACTTGAGCAGGCCGCTAGAAGGTTGGCCAAGTGTGTAAATTATGTTGGAGCTGCAACTGTGGAGTATTTGTACAGTATGGAAACCGGGGAATACTACTTTTTGGAGCTAAACCCACGGCTACAg GTGGAGCACCCTGTCACAGAGTGGATAGCTGAGATAAATCTTCCTGCAGCACAAGTTGCAGTTGGGATGGGCATCCCTCTGTGGCAAATTCCAG AGATACGGCGATTTTATGGAATGGAACATGGTGGAGGATATGATGCTTGGAGGAAGACATCTATTGTTGCTACGCCATTTGACTTTGATAAGGCAGAGTCAACAAAGCCGAAAGGTCATTGTGTCGCAGTTCGTGTGACAAGTGAAGACCCTGATGATGGTTTTAAGCCAACAAGTGGAAGAGTACAG GAACTCAATTTCAAAAGTAAGCCAAATGTGTGGGCATACTTCTCTGTCAAG TCTGGAGGAGGTATTCATGAATTTTCAGACTCTCAATTTG GGCATGTATTTGCTTTCGGAGAGTCCCGTGCTTTGGCCATTGCAAATATGGTTCTTGGGcttaaagaaattcaaatcaGAGGAGAAATTCGTACAAATGTTGATTACACTATTGATCTCTTACAT GCTTTAGATTACAAGGAAAACAGGATCCACACAGGATGGCTAGATAGCAGAATAGCGATGAGGGTCAGAGCTGAAAGACCCCCATGGTATCTTTCAGTGGTTGGAGGAGCCCTTTAT AAAGCTTCTGTTAGTAGTGCAAATACAGTTTCGGAATATGTTGGTTATCTTGAGAAAGGACAGATTCCCCCCAAG CATATTTCATTGGTCAATTCTCAAGTTTcactaaatattgaaggaaGCAAATATACA ATTAATATGGTCAGAGGAGGTCCTGGAAGCTACAGATTAAGGATGAATGACTCGGAGATTGAAGCAGAAATACATACTCTACGTGATGGAGGTCTTTTAATGCAG CTGGATGGAAACAGTCATGTTGTATATGCAGAAGAGGAGGCAGCTGGAACACGCCTGCTTATTGATGGACGGACATGCTTGCTTCAG AATGACCATGATCCGTCCAAGCTGGTGGCAGAGACACCATGCAAGCTACTTAGGTATCTGGTTGTGGATGGCAGCCATGTTGATGCCGACACGCCTTATGCAGAAGTTGAGGTCATGAAGATGTGTATGCCCCTTCTTTCACCTGCATCTGGGAAGATCCATTTTAAGATGTCTGAAGGTCAAGCAATGCAG GCTGGCGAACTTATAGCAAGGCTTGACTTGGATGACCCTTCAGCTGTAAGGAAAGCAGAACCCTTCCACGGTAGCTTCCCCATTCTGGGACCCCCAACAGCCATATCAGGAAAAGTTCATCAACGGTGTGCTGCAAGTTTGAATGCGGCTAGAATGATTCTTGCTGGATACGAGCATAACATTGATGAG GTAGTTCAAAGCTTGCTCAGCTGCTTGGACAATCCTGAGCTCCCTTTCCTTCAGTGGCAAGAATGCTTTGCTGTTCTGGCAAATAGATTACCGAAGGAACTCAGATATGAG TTGGAGACAAGATATAGGGAATTTGAGGGAATTGCCAATATGCAAAATGTTGACTTCCCCGCGAAGATTTTACGTGGTGTTCTTGAG GCCCATTTAAATGCCTAtcctgaaaaagaaaaaggtgcCCAAGAACGATTGATTGAACCTCTGATGAGTCTTGTCAAGTCCTATGAGCGTGGCAGAGAAGGCCATGCTCGCATCATAGTTCAGGGCCTTTTTGAGGAGTATTTATCTGTTGAAGAATTATTCAGTGACAATATACAG GCTGATGTGATTGAACGCTTGAGACTTCAGTATAAGAAAGATCTCCTCAAGATTGTGGATATTGTACTTTCTCATCAG ggtaTTAAGAGTAAGAATAAGCTGATACTACGTCTCCTGGAACAACTCGTGTATCCTAATCCTGCTGCATATCGTGATCAGCTAATCCGCTTTTCAACACTCAACCATACTAACTACTCTGAG TTAGCATTGAAGGCAAGTCAACTGCTAGAGCAGACAAAACTTAGTGAGCTTCGTTCTAGTATTGCCAGAAGTCTTTCAGAGTTGGAAATGTTTACTGAAGATGGTGAGAACATGGATACTCCTAAGAGAAAAAGTGCAATAAATGAACGAATGGAAGCTCTCGTGAATGCTCCACTGGCAGTTGAAGATGCACTTGTTGGTCTTTTTGATCACAGTGACCACACACTTCAGCGAAGGGTTGTTGAGACCTATGTCCGCCGGTTATACCAG CCGTATCTTGTACAAGGAAGTGTCAGGATGCAGTGGCACAGATTTGGTCTTATAGCATCATGGGAGTTCTTGGATGAGCACGTCGAGAGAAAGAATAGATCTGAAGATGAGATTTCAAATGAACAATCAGTTGAAAGGCGGAACGAGAGGAAGTGGGGAGCAATGGTAGTCCTCAAATCTCTCCATTTTTTGCCTACAGTTATGACTGCTGCATTGAGGGAAGCAACACATAACTTGCAAGCTGAAATTCCTGATGGATATATTCATCCAGCTACTTCTGGCAATATGATGCATATTGCATTGGTAGGAATTAACAACCCAATGAGTTTACTTCAGGACAG TGGTGATGAGGATCAGGCTCAAGAAAGAGTCAACAAGTTGGCCAAAATATTGAAGGAGAAAGAAGTTAGCTCCAGCCTCAGCAATGCCGGAGTGGGGGTCGTCAGCTGTATTATACAGAGAGATGAAGGCCGAGGCCCCATGAGGCACTCCTTTCATTGGTCGGCAGCTAAACTCTACTATGAAGAGCAACCTCTATTGCGTCATTTGGAGCCACCTCTATCCATTTACCTTGAACtg GACAAACTAAaagattatgaaaatatacGGTACACTCCTTCTCGGGATCGACAATGGCACCTTTACACTGTTAAAGACAAACCACTATCCATCCAGAGGATGTTTCTTAGAACACTACTAAGGCAGCCTGTATCGAATGAAGGTCTGACTGTATATCAAGGATTGGATCATGGAGAGACTCATTCATTATGGGCTCTATCCTTCACGGCAAGGAGCATTTTGAGATCTTTAATGTCTGCAATGGAGGAGGTTGAACTCAATGCCCATAATTCCACCATCAAATCTGATCATGCTCATATGTACCTTTATATCTTGCGGGAGCAACAGATAAATGATCTTTTGCCATACCATAA ACTGGAGCTACCTGATGGCCATGAAGAAGCTGCGgttgagaaaattttatataatctgGGACATGAAATTAATGCGTCTGTTGGTGTCAAAATGCATCGTTTAGGAGTTTGTGAGTGGGAAGTTAAGCTTTGGATATCATCTGAAGGAGATGCTAATGGAGCATGGAGACTTGTCGTCACAAACGTGACTGGTCACACTTGCATTGTGCAT GTCTATAGAGAAGTTGAGAATTCCAGCAACGAGATAGTCTACAGTTCCATCTCAGGGGAAGCGCCTTTGCATGGATTGCTTGTGAATGCACAATACAAGCCTTTGGGAGTCCTTGAACAGAAACGTCTTCTAGCCAGGAAAAGCAACACTACTTATTGCTATGATTTCCCACTG GCATTTGAGGCAGTTCTGAACAGATCATGGACCCAGCATCCTGGAATTAACAAGCCTAAAGATAAAGCAATACTGAGAGTCACAGAGTTAGTTTTTGCTGACAAGAAAGGTTCTTGGGGTACACCACTTGTTTCTATCGAGCGACAGCCTGCACTTAATGATGTTGGCATGGTAGCCTGGCACATGGAAATGTCGACACCTGAATTTCCTTCCGGACGGACAGTTTTCGTTGTATCAAATGATGTAACCTTCAAAAATGGTTCATTTGGTCCCAGGGAGGATGCTTTTTTCCAGGCAGTGACTGAAGTTGCTTGTGCACAGAAACTACCTCTTATTTATCTTGCAGCCAATTCAGGAGCCCGTATTGGTGTAGCTGAGGAAGTGAAATCTTGCTTTAGAGTTGGTTGGTCTGATGAAACAAACCCTGAGCGTGGTTTCCAATATGTTTATTTAACTGCTGAGGATTATGCTCGCATTGGATCTTCTGTGATAGCACATGAGTTAAAGCTCCCAAGTGGAGAAACCCGATGGGTTATAGATACTATTGTAGGAAAAGAGGATGGTTTGGGAGTTGAAAACTTAACTGGCAGTGGTGCCATTGCCAGTGCTTATTCAAGGGCATACAACGAAACATTTACTGTGACCTATGTGACTGGAAGAACTGTTGGGATTGGTGCTTATCTTGCTCGTCTTGGTATGCGGTGCATACAAAGACTTGATCAACCTATTATTCTGACTGGTTTCTCTGCACTGAACAAACTTCTGGGTCGGGAGGTCTATAGCTCCCACATGCAACTTGGTGGACCTAAAATTATGGCGACAAATGGAGTTGTTCATCTTACAGTCTCAGATGATCTTGAGGGTATATCATCAATTTTGAAGTGGTTAAGCTTTGTGCCAGCATATTCTGGTGGTCCACTTCCCATTTTGAGTCCATTGGATCCTCCTGATAGGCTGGTTGAATATCTACCTGAAACATCGTGTGATCCCCGTGCTGCTATATGTGGTGCCATGGATGGTACTGGGAAATGGCTTGGAGGAATGTTTGACAGGGATAGCTTCATTGAGACATTGGAAGGCTGGGCAAGAACAGTAGTCACAGGTCGTGCCAAGCTAGGAGGAATTCCGGTAGGAATCATTGCTGTTGAGACTCAAACTATGATGCAAGTAATTCCTGCAGATCCTGGGCAGCTCGATTCTCATGAAAGAGTTGTTCCACAAGCTGGGCAAGTATGGTTTCCTGATTCCGCGACTAAGACTGCTCAAGCGTTGATGGATTTTAACCGTGAAGAGCTACCACTTTTCATTCTTGCCAACTGGAGAGGTTTTTCGGGAGGACAGAGGGACCTCTTTGAAGGGATCCTGCAAGCTGGTTCAACTATTGTTGAGAACCTTAGAACTTACCAACAACCTGTTTTCATATACATACCTATGATGGGCGAACTTCGAGGTGGAGCATGGGTGGTTCTGGACAGTAAGATAAATCCTGATCACGTTGAAATGTATGCAGAACGAACAGCTAAAGGAAATGTCCTTGAGCCTGAAGGTCTGATTGAGATCAAGTTCCGAACTAGAGAGCTGCTGGAATGCATGGGTAGGCTTGACCCAGAGCTAATCAATCTAAAGTCAAAACTTCAGGAAGCCAGCAGCAGTGGAACATTCGCGAATGTGGAAGACTTACAGACAAAAATAAGAGCCCGCGAAAAGAAACTTTTGCCGTTGTATACTCAAATAGCCACAAAATTCGCGGAGCTTCATGATACTTCACTCAGGATGGCCGTGAAAGGGGTGATAAAAGAAGTTGTGGAATGGCCAAAATCACGTTCATTCTTCTACAGGAGATTGCACAGGAGAGTTGTTGAGGATGAATTAGTCAAGACGCTGAGGGATGCTGCCGGTCACCAGTTTGACTATAAGTCTGCACGGGACACAATCAAGAATTGGTTCCTGAACTCAAAGATGGGAGGAGGCAAAGAAACTTTGTGGATGGACGACGAGGCTTTCTTTTCATGGAAGGATGATTCTAGAAACTACGAGGAAAAACTACAGGAATTACGTATACAGAAAATGTTGCTTCAGTTGTCCAACCTCGGGAATTCCACAATGGATTTACGAGCACTGCCTCAAGCTCTTGctgctttcttgaaaaag ACGGATCCATCGTTTAGAGATCAACTGATGGATGAACTAAGAGAGGTGCTCCACTGA